A genomic window from Micromonospora violae includes:
- a CDS encoding LLM class F420-dependent oxidoreductase, which yields MTQRLVSVWQPFFLASESAGEAVAAATELEDLGYARIWFSGGFGENVAPRFREILDGTTRIGVATGIVSIWHSTPPEVAAFAHDAERAHPGRFLLGLGASHAVIVEGGGTDYRRPYSRMVDYLDGLDAAGVSPERRILAALGPRMLELSRDRASGAHPYFVPAEHTAEARAAIGPDRLLAPEVAVVLDPDASTARATARQYTSGYLALPNYTNNLRRFGWTDEDFADGGSDRLVDALIPWGTVEKVAAGLEKHYQAGADEVAIQVLNGGDDTSFPADGFRALAAALI from the coding sequence ATGACACAACGACTCGTCAGTGTGTGGCAACCGTTCTTCCTGGCTAGCGAGAGTGCGGGCGAGGCCGTCGCCGCCGCGACCGAACTGGAGGACCTCGGTTACGCCCGGATCTGGTTCTCCGGCGGTTTCGGAGAGAACGTCGCCCCCCGCTTCCGGGAGATCCTGGACGGCACGACGCGCATCGGGGTCGCAACGGGAATCGTGAGCATCTGGCACTCGACACCCCCCGAGGTGGCGGCGTTCGCCCACGACGCGGAGCGGGCGCACCCCGGCCGCTTCCTGCTCGGCCTCGGCGCCAGCCATGCGGTGATCGTGGAAGGCGGCGGCACCGACTACCGCAGGCCGTACTCACGGATGGTGGACTACCTGGACGGCCTCGACGCGGCCGGGGTGTCGCCCGAGCGGCGCATCCTGGCCGCGCTGGGCCCGCGGATGCTCGAACTCTCCCGCGACCGTGCGAGCGGGGCGCACCCGTACTTCGTCCCGGCCGAGCACACCGCCGAGGCCCGGGCGGCGATCGGGCCCGACCGGCTGCTCGCCCCCGAGGTCGCGGTCGTCCTCGACCCGGACGCCAGCACCGCGCGCGCCACCGCCCGGCAGTACACGAGCGGGTACCTCGCGCTGCCCAACTACACCAACAACCTGCGGCGGTTCGGCTGGACCGACGAGGACTTCGCCGACGGCGGCAGCGACCGCCTCGTCGACGCGCTGATCCCCTGGGGCACCGTCGAGAAGGTGGCGGCGGGGCTGGAGAAGCACTACCAGGCCGGCGCGGACGAGGTGGCGATCCAGGTCCTCAACGGTGGCGACGACACGTCGTTCCCCGCCGACGGGTTCCGCGCCCTCGCCGCGGCCCTGATCTGA
- a CDS encoding response regulator transcription factor: protein MIRVAIADDQELVRDGFSLILRSQPDIQVAAESADGRQFLDAVRRDSRIDVALVDIRMPVLDGLQATRELARIPHAPAVIVVTTFDDDAYVLDAIAAGARGFLLKRSSARDLIAAVRTVAAGEAVLSAEVTGAVLDRVRTTGPATRVELAAYQLTARETDVLALIGAGLNNNEIAERLYLSMSTVKSHVTNVLAKTGSRDRVRAAILAIQAGLAP from the coding sequence ATGATCCGGGTCGCGATCGCCGACGACCAGGAGCTGGTCCGGGACGGCTTCAGCCTGATCCTGCGGTCCCAACCCGACATCCAGGTCGCGGCCGAGAGCGCCGACGGTCGGCAGTTCCTCGACGCCGTGCGTCGCGACTCCCGCATCGACGTCGCCCTCGTCGACATCCGCATGCCGGTACTCGACGGCCTGCAAGCCACCCGCGAGCTGGCCAGGATCCCGCACGCGCCGGCCGTCATCGTCGTCACCACCTTCGACGACGACGCCTACGTCCTGGACGCCATCGCCGCCGGCGCCCGAGGGTTCCTGCTCAAACGCTCCAGCGCCCGCGACCTGATCGCCGCCGTGCGCACCGTCGCGGCCGGCGAGGCGGTCCTCTCCGCCGAGGTCACCGGCGCCGTGCTCGATCGGGTCCGCACGACCGGGCCGGCCACCCGGGTGGAGTTGGCGGCCTACCAGCTGACCGCCCGGGAGACCGACGTGCTCGCCCTGATCGGTGCCGGGCTCAACAACAACGAGATCGCCGAACGCCTCTACCTGTCCATGAGCACCGTCAAGTCCCACGTGACCAACGTGCTGGCCAAGACCGGCAGCCGTGATCGCGTACGGGCCGCCATTTTGGCGATCCAGGCCGGCCTTGCGCCGTGA
- a CDS encoding sensor histidine kinase: MLTAIRERLRDPERVRRLAYGAAGLIIAAVVTTVEGGVSVAAGWAWLVLPVGLGAIALRPRHRALVFAACAGFVAIVSTGESVQLGLAAAGLVFVSVCEDPARHPWRGWVAGLIGAAGALVTALVNERGLYEQPFFFVTAGYLLAILLRSWARGYALTREAGDLRDQAAWREQRTNLARELHDVVGHHVTAMVVQAEAGQLSADPGAALRAIADSGRTALSELDTLVVHLRDPNASIAVSAPPRLSDIDELLAQPLRQQGVTVRVHLDPEPGLDEVGVLTAYRITQEALTNIARHAKATAAWVELVRVGDHVRLRVSDDGIGPPRAPTSGSGLLGISERVAARGGSWQLSQRPGGGTVVQADLPAATP; encoded by the coding sequence GTGCTGACTGCAATCCGCGAACGGTTGCGCGACCCCGAACGGGTGCGCCGGCTCGCCTACGGTGCGGCGGGTCTGATCATTGCCGCCGTGGTCACCACCGTCGAAGGCGGCGTCTCCGTTGCGGCGGGCTGGGCGTGGCTGGTGCTACCGGTCGGCCTCGGGGCCATCGCGCTGCGCCCCCGCCACCGGGCCCTGGTCTTCGCCGCCTGCGCGGGGTTCGTGGCGATCGTGAGCACCGGGGAGTCGGTGCAGTTGGGCCTCGCCGCCGCCGGCCTGGTGTTCGTCTCCGTCTGCGAGGACCCGGCCCGACACCCGTGGCGGGGGTGGGTGGCGGGCTTGATCGGCGCGGCCGGCGCCCTCGTCACCGCGCTCGTCAACGAGCGAGGGCTGTACGAGCAGCCGTTCTTCTTCGTGACGGCCGGCTACCTCCTGGCCATCCTGTTGCGCTCCTGGGCACGGGGCTACGCCCTCACCCGCGAGGCAGGCGACCTGCGTGACCAGGCGGCCTGGCGGGAACAGCGCACCAACCTGGCCCGCGAGCTGCATGACGTGGTCGGCCACCACGTCACCGCCATGGTGGTGCAGGCCGAGGCAGGCCAGCTCAGTGCCGACCCGGGGGCGGCCCTGCGGGCGATCGCGGACAGCGGTCGCACCGCGCTGAGCGAACTCGACACACTCGTCGTGCACCTGCGCGATCCGAACGCGTCGATCGCGGTGAGCGCGCCGCCGCGCCTCTCCGACATCGACGAGTTGCTCGCCCAGCCCCTACGCCAACAGGGTGTGACGGTCCGGGTCCACCTGGACCCCGAGCCGGGCCTGGACGAGGTCGGTGTGTTGACCGCCTACCGCATCACCCAGGAGGCCCTCACCAACATCGCCCGGCACGCGAAAGCCACGGCGGCCTGGGTCGAGTTGGTCCGCGTCGGCGATCACGTCCGCCTGCGGGTCAGCGACGACGGCATCGGACCGCCCCGCGCACCCACCAGCGGCTCGGGGCTGCTCGGCATCTCAGAGCGCGTCGCCGCGCGAGGTGGGAGCTGGCAGCTCAGCCAGCGCCCCGGCGGCGGCACGGTGGTGCAGGCCGACCTGCCGGCGGCGACCCCATGA
- a CDS encoding CDP-alcohol phosphatidyltransferase family protein: MTLVDSRAATTVGPLRTVPNYITAIRTVAAVTVGIAALVSGSWILMAVSYGIYWLGDVLDGWAARRLEQETRAGAVFDIVSDRACTAVLCVGLVALVPGVAVVALVFLLSFLVLDTMLSLAFLCWPVLSPNYFHLVDRRVWALNWSPLAKVANTAGVIGAIAIGQYPLALGVAVAVVAVKLWSAAAVVRLLERDGRA; this comes from the coding sequence GTGACTCTCGTTGACTCCCGCGCCGCCACCACCGTCGGCCCGCTGCGGACGGTTCCCAACTACATCACCGCCATTCGCACGGTCGCCGCGGTCACCGTCGGTATCGCCGCCCTCGTCTCCGGTTCGTGGATATTGATGGCTGTATCGTACGGTATTTACTGGCTCGGTGACGTGCTCGACGGCTGGGCCGCCCGTCGGCTCGAACAGGAGACCCGAGCCGGGGCTGTCTTCGACATCGTGAGCGACCGCGCGTGCACCGCCGTACTCTGCGTGGGCCTGGTCGCCCTCGTGCCCGGGGTCGCGGTCGTGGCCCTGGTCTTCCTGCTCTCGTTCCTGGTGTTGGACACCATGCTGTCGCTGGCGTTCCTGTGCTGGCCCGTGCTCAGCCCCAACTACTTCCACCTGGTCGACCGGCGGGTGTGGGCGTTGAACTGGTCGCCCCTGGCCAAGGTCGCCAACACCGCCGGGGTCATCGGCGCCATCGCGATCGGGCAGTACCCGCTCGCGCTGGGCGTCGCCGTCGCCGTCGTCGCGGTCAAGCTGTGGTCGGCCGCAGCGGTGGTCCGGCTGCTCGAACGGGACGGCCGGGCGTGA
- a CDS encoding VTT domain-containing protein, giving the protein MSILAEAAVALGYGLASALVPVVNSEAYAVVAGHRGGQAIIAVVALALGQTAGKLLLFESARRGSGQLAQKIAQRSGAGRAAARAARWTEPIRRWLSRRRTALPTVLVSAAVGVPPLAVVSVAAGTTGLRRGEFAVACLLGRATRFALLALPALLA; this is encoded by the coding sequence GTGAGCATCCTCGCCGAGGCCGCGGTGGCGCTCGGCTACGGTCTCGCTTCGGCGCTCGTCCCGGTCGTCAACTCCGAGGCGTACGCCGTGGTCGCCGGGCACCGTGGCGGTCAGGCCATCATCGCCGTGGTCGCTCTGGCGCTCGGGCAGACCGCCGGCAAACTGCTCCTGTTCGAGTCGGCCCGTCGCGGATCGGGACAACTGGCCCAGAAGATCGCACAGCGGAGCGGAGCAGGTCGCGCGGCGGCTCGGGCCGCACGGTGGACCGAGCCGATCCGGCGCTGGCTTTCCCGCCGCCGCACCGCCCTACCGACCGTGCTGGTCTCCGCCGCCGTCGGGGTTCCACCGCTGGCCGTCGTCAGCGTCGCCGCCGGCACCACGGGCCTTCGACGCGGCGAGTTCGCCGTCGCGTGCCTCCTCGGGCGGGCGACCCGTTTCGCCCTCCTCGCCCTGCCCGCGCTGCTGGCCTGA
- a CDS encoding LysR family transcriptional regulator: protein MARDLETALLRSFVAAVREGSISRAAAALGHTQPGLSQQLRKLESVVGRPLLHRSSSGVSPTRAGEELLPYAERILSLSAQALAETGRALTGHCGVGLLEDLAASQLPQALADLARLHPGATLEVLSCSNAAMREAYDAGRIQLVLDAVPDIPGPPRWTMRAPLVWATGQGVDVRADPLPVVLFSNPCSWRTSVLEALERAGRRWRVAFESNSLVGVLAAVRAGLGVAALMPANVEPAMICRDPDALPVLPDVEFGLARHPRTDGDPLIDAVETVLRRII from the coding sequence ATGGCCAGGGACCTGGAAACCGCTCTGCTGCGCTCGTTCGTCGCCGCCGTGCGCGAGGGCAGCATCAGCCGCGCCGCGGCCGCGCTCGGGCACACCCAGCCCGGTCTCAGCCAACAGCTACGCAAACTCGAGAGCGTCGTCGGCCGTCCGCTGCTGCACCGGTCGTCGTCCGGTGTCTCGCCGACGCGGGCGGGCGAGGAGCTCCTCCCGTACGCCGAACGCATCCTCTCGCTCTCCGCACAGGCACTCGCCGAAACCGGCCGCGCGCTCACCGGCCACTGTGGCGTCGGGTTACTCGAAGACCTCGCCGCGTCCCAGCTTCCGCAGGCCCTCGCCGACCTTGCCCGGCTGCATCCCGGCGCGACCCTGGAGGTGCTCAGCTGTTCCAACGCCGCCATGCGGGAGGCCTACGACGCGGGCCGCATCCAACTCGTCCTCGACGCCGTACCGGACATTCCCGGGCCACCGCGCTGGACGATGCGCGCCCCGCTGGTGTGGGCGACCGGGCAGGGGGTGGACGTGCGCGCCGATCCGCTGCCGGTGGTGCTGTTCTCCAACCCGTGCTCGTGGCGTACCTCGGTGCTGGAGGCACTGGAACGTGCCGGTCGGCGGTGGCGGGTGGCCTTCGAGAGCAACAGCCTGGTCGGGGTCCTCGCCGCCGTACGAGCCGGGCTCGGCGTCGCGGCGCTGATGCCCGCCAATGTCGAACCGGCCATGATCTGCCGCGACCCGGATGCCCTGCCCGTCCTACCGGACGTCGAGTTCGGTCTCGCACGGCACCCGCGCACCGATGGTGATCCGCTGATCGACGCCGTGGAGACGGTGCTCCGTCGCATCATCTGA
- a CDS encoding MFS transporter, with translation MAPQVSPRRARAVLVALSLAAFAFITTELLPVGLLTHIAPDLDRSRSQVGLLVSGYAVVVVLASVPLTRLTQRIPRRHLLGVTMLLFAAANAAAALAPTYAVLAGSRLVTALAQALFWSIATATAIGPFPVAVRGRAVALFATGATLAPVLGVPLGTWLGQQAGWRAAFAVLAGVGLAIAAAVVVLLPSYPPAAGGAARGSAPDGRRFAVLLIATALGIGGFMTLQTYVTPFLLDVSGFADALLAPLLFVSGAAGVVGTLVAARTLDTRPIASLLTPLSIGAASLLGLYALGALRPGVIALLAGIGLAYAAFGSAVQNRMLHLAPGSTDIASAGVSTAFNAGIAGGSLLGGALLPLSGARPLALAGGLLTLAALTLLAVDTRRGRARPESAGTTPPAERRPVDQPDSAAGGGTRRV, from the coding sequence ATGGCGCCGCAGGTGTCGCCGCGAAGGGCCAGGGCCGTGCTCGTCGCGCTCTCCCTCGCCGCGTTCGCGTTCATCACGACCGAGCTGCTGCCGGTCGGTCTGCTGACCCACATCGCACCCGATCTCGACCGGTCCCGCTCACAGGTGGGTCTGCTGGTCAGCGGGTACGCCGTGGTGGTGGTGCTGGCGTCCGTACCGCTGACCCGGCTGACCCAGCGGATCCCCCGGCGGCACCTGCTCGGCGTCACGATGCTCCTGTTCGCCGCCGCGAACGCCGCCGCCGCGCTCGCGCCGACGTACGCCGTGCTGGCTGGTTCCCGACTGGTGACCGCCCTCGCCCAGGCGCTGTTCTGGTCCATCGCCACGGCGACCGCGATCGGGCCGTTTCCGGTCGCGGTGCGCGGCCGGGCGGTGGCGCTGTTCGCCACCGGGGCGACGCTCGCGCCGGTGCTCGGCGTACCCCTGGGCACCTGGCTCGGACAGCAGGCCGGTTGGCGGGCGGCGTTCGCGGTGCTGGCCGGGGTCGGCCTGGCGATCGCCGCCGCGGTGGTGGTGCTGCTGCCGTCCTATCCCCCGGCCGCCGGCGGCGCCGCCCGGGGCAGCGCACCGGACGGACGGCGTTTCGCCGTGTTGCTGATCGCCACCGCCCTCGGCATCGGCGGCTTCATGACCCTGCAGACCTACGTGACACCATTCCTGCTCGACGTCAGTGGCTTCGCTGACGCGCTACTGGCGCCGCTGCTGTTCGTCTCCGGCGCGGCCGGCGTCGTCGGCACCCTCGTCGCGGCCCGGACGCTGGACACCCGACCGATCGCTTCGCTGCTGACGCCGTTGAGCATCGGCGCGGCCTCGCTGCTCGGGCTGTACGCGCTCGGCGCGCTCCGGCCGGGTGTGATCGCGCTCCTCGCCGGGATCGGCCTCGCGTACGCGGCGTTCGGCTCCGCGGTGCAGAACCGGATGCTGCACCTGGCCCCGGGCAGCACCGACATCGCGTCGGCCGGTGTCAGCACCGCCTTCAATGCCGGCATCGCTGGCGGGTCACTGCTCGGTGGTGCCCTCCTGCCCCTCTCGGGGGCACGCCCGCTGGCACTCGCCGGCGGGCTGCTAACACTGGCCGCGCTCACCCTGCTCGCGGTGGACACGCGTCGCGGCCGCGCCCGGCCGGAGTCGGCCGGCACCACTCCCCCAGCTGAGCGTCGGCCTGTTGACCAGCCGGACTCGGCTGCGGGCGGAGGTACGCGCCGGGTGTGA
- a CDS encoding fructosamine kinase family protein: MTLLERLHRAGMREVVTVQPVTGGLAALAGIATRRDAPPVFVKGFADPPADDVFAAEAEGLAALRELGGVATPEVILADRDLLVLSVLRARPRSEAFWERFAHLLAGLHLSTTHPRFGWHHDNWLGRRRQINTWNDDGFAFFAEHRLLRWLDQPRVEAALDAADRVALERLCDRLPDLLPDRPACLTHGDLWAQNILATADGEPALIDPAVSYMWAEVDLAHVWSTSPPPEARRMFEVYAELTSLDDDWEARMPVIQLRQHLAVLAQFDDDWGAAEQIRAVLAPFRARP, translated from the coding sequence ATGACCCTGCTGGAGCGCCTGCACCGGGCCGGTATGCGTGAGGTCGTCACGGTGCAGCCGGTGACGGGCGGGCTCGCGGCGCTCGCCGGCATCGCCACCCGTCGGGATGCCCCGCCGGTGTTCGTCAAGGGCTTCGCCGACCCGCCCGCCGACGACGTCTTCGCCGCCGAGGCCGAAGGGCTGGCCGCGCTGCGCGAGCTCGGCGGGGTGGCGACACCCGAGGTGATCCTGGCGGATCGGGACCTACTGGTGTTGTCGGTGCTGCGCGCGAGGCCGCGCAGCGAGGCCTTCTGGGAGCGGTTCGCGCACCTGCTCGCCGGCCTGCACCTGAGCACGACCCATCCCCGCTTCGGCTGGCACCACGACAACTGGCTGGGCCGTCGTCGCCAGATCAACACCTGGAACGACGACGGCTTCGCCTTCTTCGCGGAACACCGGCTGCTTCGCTGGCTCGATCAGCCCCGCGTCGAGGCGGCGCTGGACGCGGCAGACCGAGTGGCGCTGGAACGGCTCTGTGACCGGCTGCCGGACCTGCTGCCCGACCGACCGGCGTGTCTGACGCACGGTGACCTGTGGGCACAGAACATCCTGGCCACCGCGGACGGAGAGCCCGCGCTGATCGACCCGGCCGTGTCGTACATGTGGGCCGAGGTCGACCTCGCGCACGTGTGGTCCACCTCGCCCCCGCCCGAGGCACGACGGATGTTCGAGGTCTACGCGGAGCTGACCTCGCTCGACGACGACTGGGAGGCCCGCATGCCGGTCATCCAGCTGCGACAACACCTCGCCGTGCTGGCCCAGTTCGACGACGACTGGGGCGCGGCCGAGCAGATCCGTGCCGTCCTTGCCCCGTTCCGGGCACGACCCTGA